One window of the Daphnia pulex isolate KAP4 chromosome 8, ASM2113471v1 genome contains the following:
- the LOC124200304 gene encoding uncharacterized protein LOC124200304 isoform X1 — MARGERIAMVTVALMLFGLSALVNGANAENLFPTYPDDGNMEEEARYGVISLTGATSNSTLNLSGIVLLGMSLSAAVCIWAYTHNLLDSTSRGRSHLLKRSLNDDGTESLSLMLSNMHRSFERAQVYEPACRQRIICEIGAGHKMPATFPEKSFGHSVDSFFGSADAHKALTERLENHKRAKTYLMAWNEGKGGKVCKAAYDQCSMTKGSIEKFIQSSE, encoded by the exons ATGGCACGAGGTGAAAGAATTGCGATGGTCACGGTAGCCCTCATGCTGTTTGGCCTGTCCGCCCTAGTGAACGGAGCCAATGCTGAAAACCTTTTTCCTACTTACCCGGACGATGGCAACATGGAGGAGGAAGCTCGCTACGGAGTTATTTCG CTGACCGGAGCGACTTCCAACTCGACGCTCAACCTGAGCGGCATCGTCTTGTTGGGCATGTCCTTATCGGCGGCCGTCTGCATTTGGGCTTACACGCATAACTTATTGGACAGCACATCACGCGGCCGTAGCCACTTGCtcaag CGATCGTTGAACGACGACGGGACTGAATCGTTGTCGTTGATGCTCAGTAACATGCATCGCAGCTTCGAGCGCGCCCAAGTTTACGAGCCAGCTTGCCGCCAGAGAATCATCTGTGAGATCGGCGCTGGCCATAAGATGCCGGCCACATTCCCGGAAAAGAGCTTCGGACACTCGGTCGATTCTTTCTTCGG CTCGGCTGACGCTCACAAAGCGCTAACTGAACGCTTGGAGAACCACAAACGGGCGAAAACTTACCTGATGGCCTGGAACGAGGGCAAGGGAGGAAAAGTTTGCAAAGCTGCCTACGACCAATGTTCCATGACTAAGGGCAGCATAGAGAAATTCATCCAATCGTCGGAATAA
- the LOC124200304 gene encoding uncharacterized protein LOC124200304 isoform X2 → MARGERIAMVTVALMLFGLSALVNGANAENLFPTYPDDGNMEEEARYGVISLSPSTSSLNYTLNLSGLLVLGLGVAAATMFWAHVTTLSDNKIKRSLNDDGTESLSLMLSNMHRSFERAQVYEPACRQRIICEIGAGHKMPATFPEKSFGHSVDSFFGSADAHKALTERLENHKRAKTYLMAWNEGKGGKVCKAAYDQCSMTKGSIEKFIQSSE, encoded by the exons ATGGCACGAGGTGAAAGAATTGCGATGGTCACGGTAGCCCTCATGCTGTTTGGCCTGTCCGCCCTAGTGAACGGAGCCAATGCTGAAAACCTTTTTCCTACTTACCCGGACGATGGCAACATGGAGGAGGAAGCTCGCTACGGAGTTATTTCG CTGTCACCGTCGACGTCGTCGCTCAATTACACCCTAAACTTGTCGGGTCTTCTCGTTCTGGGACTGGGTGTGGCGGCCGCCACCATGTTCTGGGCCCACGTTACCACACTCTCTGATAACAAAATCAAG CGATCGTTGAACGACGACGGGACTGAATCGTTGTCGTTGATGCTCAGTAACATGCATCGCAGCTTCGAGCGCGCCCAAGTTTACGAGCCAGCTTGCCGCCAGAGAATCATCTGTGAGATCGGCGCTGGCCATAAGATGCCGGCCACATTCCCGGAAAAGAGCTTCGGACACTCGGTCGATTCTTTCTTCGG CTCGGCTGACGCTCACAAAGCGCTAACTGAACGCTTGGAGAACCACAAACGGGCGAAAACTTACCTGATGGCCTGGAACGAGGGCAAGGGAGGAAAAGTTTGCAAAGCTGCCTACGACCAATGTTCCATGACTAAGGGCAGCATAGAGAAATTCATCCAATCGTCGGAATAA
- the LOC124199543 gene encoding uncharacterized protein LOC124199543 has translation MMHKWSVAMMLCCWMLLLSVSARATASSLDDDNGLDEDFEDVSTKDVQPTARFAFVNLNSDGSLSFTFNATSLQYTLLAALTALVLAAILLPLLGLIGIGSQEPEYGYAYTDQQGYTGTTYDSSPPPSYGSSYGGSSYSKRSLSWMGPVMEALSKSYQKYEMGAGSSRSEEEHHE, from the exons ATGATGCACAAATGGAGCGTAGCCATGATGTTGTGCTGTTGGATGCTGTTGCTCTCAGTCAGCGCCAGAGCTACGGCCAGCAGCTTGGACGACGACAACGGACTGGACGAAGATTTCGAAGATGTTTCCACCAAAGATGTCCAGCCGACGGCGCGTTTCGCCTTCGTCAATTTGAATTCGGACGGATCGCTGTCGTTCACCTTCAACGCCACATCCCTCCAGTACACTTTGCTGGCCGCTTTGACGGCCCTGGTGTTGGCCGCCATCCTTCTCCCCTTGCTGGGTCTCATCGGCATTGGTAGCCAGGAGCCGGAGTACGGCTACGCTTACACGGATCAGCAAGGTTACACGGGAACCACTTATGACAGTTCGCCACCACCGTCTTATGGTTCCTCTTACGGCGGATCGTCATACAGCAAACG GTCGTTGAGCTGGATGGGACCCGTCATGGAAGCTCTGTCCAAGAGCTACCAAAAGTACGAGATGGGCGCCGGAAGCAGCCGAAGCGAGGAAGAGCATCACGAATGA
- the LOC124199655 gene encoding uncharacterized protein LOC124199655, translating into MALRWIMCVSVLLATGGAATKERHESYQPVDVGFQFSTPVNLANTLQNSVAGPLSLVLVVAFTGILVAGLFVPKFTSAWSARSSDDDHNSSWWHRLLDPLDVEEAFEFMNDLGDPCRRKILCHVHSFVPYAPAWLQTVVRVISRNIRGVARYKDDIIYGLGGESCQARYQTECPQSVGQLLMMTRPVRRILEQQRRHFQSTNDRYFNFV; encoded by the exons atggcgCTCCGATGGATCATGTGTGTAAGCGTTTTGTTGGCGACTGGTGGTGCGGCCACCAAAGAGCGTCATGAGTCCTACCAGCCGGTCGATGTCGGTTTCCAGTTTTCCACGCCAGTCAACTTGGCCAACACGTTGCAGAACAGTGTGGCAGGGCCGCTCAGCCTCGTTCTGGTCGTCGCCTTCACTGGCATCCTAGTGGCCGGCCTCTTTGTGCCCAAATTCACTTCGGCGTGGTCGGCCCGCTCTTCCGACGACGATCACAATTCTAG ttggTGGCATCGATTACTCGATCCGCTGGACGTTGAAGAAGCTTTCGAATTCATGAACGACCTGGGAGATCCTTGTCGCCGGAAGATTTTGTGTCACGTTCACAGTTTCGTCCCTTATGCACCGGCTTGGCTCCAGACCGTCGTCCGTGTCATCAG TAGAAACATCCGCGGAGTGGCGCGCTACAAAGATGACATCATTTACGGACTGGGAGGGGAGAGCTGTCAAGCCCGCTATCAAACTGAATGTCCGCAATCGGTTGGACAACTTCTAATGATGACCAGACCAGTCCGTCGGATTCTCGAGCAACAGAGGCGACACTTTCAATCGACCAACGACCGATACTTTAACTTTGTTTGA
- the LOC124199483 gene encoding uncharacterized protein LOC124199483: MTTNMQIALFVVTVFMFLASSSVRATLIAADQPTFDPTVAISNFNQFKTNIDKAQEFLINIYKGAFGGISAFWFAYSFWMVLSVFYYTFGVSYLNSRDEAEAEFKEHDVQRALQVSKIDVNDIFQKLRTIHDKATSKVGDICYQRGLCEMRSYFSTTKFYKWIPRWIRRMLRLEPQSREAGSCSQIYYQCTVTKLLASLIQ, from the exons ATGACGACGAATATGCAGATCGCGTTGTTCGTTGTGACAGTTTTCATGTTCCTGGCATCGTCGTCCGTTCGGGCGACACTTATAGCGGCCGATCAACCGACGTTTGACCCGACCGtggcaatttcaaatttcaatcagTTCAAAACTAACATCGACA AAGCGCAAGAATTCCTGATCAACATCTACAAAGGAGCCTTTGGAGGCATCTCGGCCTTTTGGTTCGCTTATTCCTTCTGGATGGTCCTCTCCGTCTTCTACTACACGTTCGGCGTGAGTTATTTAAATTCCAGAGACGAGGCGGAAGCTGAATTTAAGGAGCACGACGTCCAAAGAGCCCTCCAGGTTTCAAAAATTGATGTGAATGAcatatttcaaaa ATTAAGAACCATTCACGATAAGGCTACCAGTAAGGTTGGTGATATTTGCTATCAACGAGGCCTGTGCGAAATGAGAAGCTACTTTTCGACGACTAAATTCTACAAGTGGATCCCACGATGGAT aCGAAGGATGTTGCGCCTGGAACCGCAAAGTCGCGAAGCGGGCAGCTGTAGCCAGATTTATTACCAATGCACCGTGACAAAATTGCTGGCCAGCCTCATCCAATGA
- the LOC124199482 gene encoding nodal modulator 3-like, giving the protein MLFLECGERVAFSCFGSVTALNGEPEGSVSVEAVGTGPSHCAEYQEDATTEANGQFRIRGLLPGCEYTVRMKTGNGFNKNVERTLPLSTSIKVENNDLSGLRFSVIKAVNQADVMITVDVLEPEHLRTIKLNLFREDQPGVVLQSLKLDNSPLVILPVLPMDGRKYFIQLESNLGRHNYDYQIPELSFTANTSVQHLSLRFHPRRKTVDASETTQVSIRGVLVALLVGLAVYYRESLGPLLNRALAMVNNALKPSRGGFAFGSGISGVPSSSGHPNNPVFSEQELALMDEGNSVVKKRVKPRRAQ; this is encoded by the exons ATGTTGTTTTTGgaatg TGGAGAGAGGGTAGCTTTCAGCTGTTTTGGATCCGTGACAGCTCTCAATGGAGAACCGGAAGGCTCCGTGAGTGTGGAAGCAGTTGGAACGGGTCCGTCTCATTGCGCCGAGTATCAGGAAGATGCGACGACCGAAGCAAATGGACAGTTCCGTATCCGCGGTCTGCTGCCTGGT TGCGAGTATACCGTACGGATGAAGACTGGCAACGGTTTCAACAAAAACGTGGAACGCACATTGCCTCTGAGCACAAGCATTAAAGTAGAAAACAACGATTTGTCCGGTCTGCGCTTTTCCGTTATCAAGGCCGTCAACCAGGCGGATGTCATGATCACGGTGGACGTACTCGAACCGGAGCATTTAAGGACGATCAAGTTGAATTTGTTTCGTGAAGATCAACCAGGAGTGGTTCTGCAAAGTCTCAAGCTGGACAACTCGCCTCTCGTCATTTTGCCCGTCTTGCCCATGGATGGTCGTAAATACTTCATCCAGCTGGAATCCAATTTAGGCCGTCACAATTACGACTACCAAATCCCTGAGCTCTCGTTTACTGCAAATACTTCCGTTCAGCACCTTTCTCTCCGCTTCCATCCGAGGAGGAAGACGGTCGATGCCTCCGAAACAACTCAAGTGTCCATCCGAGGCGTCCTGGTGGCTTTGCTTGTTGGCCTGGCCGTCTACTATCGCGAATCACTCGGCCCGCTTCTCAATCGAGCTTTGGCCATGGTGAATAACGCCCTGAAACCCAGCCGAGGTGGATTTGCCTTTGGTTCCGGTATTTCTGGAGTGCCATCTTCGTCGGGTCATCCCAACAATCCCGTCTTTAGCGAGCAGGAGCTCGCTCTCATGGACGAGGGCAACTCTGTTGTGAAGAAAAGAGTCAAACCGAGAAGAGCTCAGTAG
- the LOC124199481 gene encoding UDP-glycosyltransferase UGT5-like, protein MRYVAKISLTIWYLLVGLLVIPELSAYNLLFLSPITTPSHSNFFKPVVKAMVDRGHFVTYYSGLNHNNQQMATNNQTINFRPLSSSPALYKISTDHQVDFNFRDKPLLFLSQLPQKMENYCTAIYNDPVFQQLINTAEKFDIIVIEGYLNDCVLPLVAMFDVPFIYMSGVAPVPWLLNAFGSPLATDHVPNVVHSFTDEMNFWQRTINSVSTISGVYLRHWLIMPVVDRMAQKMLGKNLPAIEEIERHYMSLLIVNTHSSINYQLPLSPAIIQAGGLHCVPPKPLPKDLESFVDGSGDAGFIIVSFGSVLKGVDMPNNFRRIFLSTFARLPQRILWKWEDQPGENDSIPSNVKLLPWMPQQDLLGHPKIRLFITHGGLFSNQEAVYHGVPFIVMPIFADQPINAQKAHDDGYAIRVDMDSMSEEILFDAIQRILTDPKYAEKMKQVSALARDQMESPLDRAVYWIEYVIRHQGAPHLRIASRKLSLFQRYLYDVLLFVLFSALSFLFLVFYLCRNIICSNGRVKINGQKKKKN, encoded by the exons ATGAGATATGTGGCAAAGATTAGTTTGACGATTTGGTACCTACTGGTAGGTCTATTAGTGATCCCTGAATTGTCGGCTTACAACCTCTTGTTCTTGTCGCCCATTACGACTCCCAGTCACAGCAATTTCTTCAAGCCGGTGGTGAAGGCGATGGTCGATCGCGGCCACTTTGTCACCTATTACAGCGGATTAAACCACAACAACCAGCAAATGGCGACTAATAACCAAACGATCAATTTCCGTCCATTGAGCAGCTCGCCAGCGCTGTACAAGATCAGCACCGATCACCAAGTGGATTTCAACTTTCGAGACAAACCGCTTCTATTTCTGTCGCAACTCCCTCAGAAGATGGAGAACTATTGCACCGCAATCTACAACGATCCGGTTTTCCAGCAATTAATCAACACGGCCGAAAAATTCGATATCATCGTCATCGAGGGCTACTTGAACGATTGCGTCCTGCCACTGGTCGCTATGTTCGACGTGCCGTTCATCTACATGAGCGGCGTTGCCCCAGTGCCGTGGCTGCTCAACGCCTTCGGATCTCCATTGGCCACCGATCACGTTCCCAATGTCGTTCACAGCTTTACCGACGAGATGAATTTCTGGCAACGAACAATCAATTCTGTTTCCACTATCAGTGGGGTTTACCTTCGTCATTGGTTAATTATGCCCGTGGTGGATCGGATGGCTCAGAAAATGTTGGGAAAAAACCTGCCTGCCATTGAAGAGATTGAACGTCATTATATGAGTTTATTGATTGTCAACACTCATTCCAGCATCAATTATCAGTTGCCATTGTCACCGGCCATCATCCAAGCCGGCGGATTGCACTGCGTCCCCCCTAAACCCTTGCCGAAAGATTTGGAGTCGTTTGTCGACGGTTCCGGTGATGCTGGATTCATCATCGTCAGTTTTGGATCAGTTCTGAAAGGCGTCGACATGCCGAACAACTTCCGCCGCATATTTTTGTCCACATTCGCTCGGTTACCACAAAGGATTCTGTGGAAATGGGAAGATCAACCCGGGGAAAACGATTCCATTCCATCCAACGTCAAATTGCTTCCGTGGATGCCTCAACAGGATTTACTGGGCCATCCGAAAATCCGTTTGTTCATCACCCACGGCGGATTGTTTAGTAACCAAGAGGCCGTCTACCACGGCGTCCCATTCATCGTTATGCCCATCTTTGCCGACCAGCCCATCAACGCCCAAAAGGCTCACGACGACGGTTACGCCATTCGTGTTGATATGGACAGTATGTCGGAAGAGATTCTTTTCGACGCCATCCAGCGAATCCTTACAGATCCcaa ATATGCCGAGAAAATGAAGCAAGTATCGGCCCTTGCTCGGGATCAAATGGAAAGTCCATTGGACCGGGCCGTCTACTGGATCGAGTACGTCATCCGGCATCAGGGCGCACCTCACCTTCGTATAGCTTCGCGCAAACTTTCCCTTTTCCAGCGCTATCTCTATGATGTTTTActctttgtcttgttttcggcgctttcgtttttatttctagtcTTTTACCTCTGCCGGAACATCATCTGTTCAAATGGCCGGGTGAAAATtaatggccaaaaaaaaaagaagaattga
- the LOC124200615 gene encoding uncharacterized protein LOC124200615, translating to MGLVEQLAGFSTEVAAAKGPLRPLLSARNAFIWTEDHDSAFAAVKAALTAPPILAHFDPDLETSLQVDASRKQGMGYALLQRHGSIWKLVDANSRWCTDTESRYAIVELELAAVEWAMSKCRLYLLGLPHFRLVVDHQALVTILDKYTLDAVENPKLQRLKERLSPFIFTTEWRRGRDHAIPDALSRAPVHDLGPDDEAANTDASSFARHVVLGQIQVLQRNTDDTAEPDPGTEPDHLPDPMLDQLRAAAAADADYRDLVTAISSGFLTPRDKTSKSVRQYWAIREALSVDNGIVLFGRRIIVPLSARCKTVYWPGISNEITFLVESCQPCQERRPHHQQEPLLHDPLPTRVFEDVSTDLFQFGQLHVLVYVDRLSGWPVVHRWFHDPSAREVSQAIVESFTNLGVPAILWSDNGPQFEAHAFQSKLRNWGVVWGNSTPGYSQSNGHAEAAVAAMKDLVAKIAPTGDVTSEAFAQGMLEFRNTPRENGLSPAEMVFGHQLRSIVLAHRSSFATQWQKVMEAMDRQAELDAVIKFRYDEHARPLGPLSVGTAVRVRDPKSKLWDKVGFIVAIGRYRSYRIKFASGSVLWRNRRFIRPMSAIPDSGATPSGGASGDGDHESSCGLTGVNDSPTPSDVATVPAASDQHPRPPVRRGTRARRNKVHFECDGF from the exons ATGGGGCTCGTCGAGCAGCTGGCCGGATTTTCCACGGAGGTGGCCGCTGCCAAGGGCCCTCTACGTCCTCTGCTGAGCGCCCGCAACGCATTCATTTGGACCGAAGACCATGACAGCGCGTTCGCGGCAGTCAAAGCCGCACTCACAGCGCCGCCTATCTTGGCCCATTTTGACCCAGATCTGGAAACGTCCCTCCAAGTGGATGCTTCCCGCAAGCAGGGGATGGGTTACGCTCTACTCCAGCGCCACGGATCAATTTGGAAGCTGGTGGATGCCAACTCCCGTTGGTGTACCGACACTGAGTCAAGATACGCCATAGTGGAGTTAGAATTGGCGGCGGTCGAGTGGGCGATGAGTAAATGCCGCTTGTATCTGCTGGGCCTACCTCACTTCCGCCTTGTCGTTGATCATCAAGCCCTCGTCACCATCCTCGACAAATATACGCTAGATGCCGTCGAAAATCCAAAACTGCAGCGTTTGAAAGAGCGCCTTTCCCCTTTCATCTTCACAACAGAGTGGCGCAGAGGCCGCGATCACGCCATTCCAGACGCCTTATCTCGAGCTCCCGTCCACGATCTGGGCCCAGACGACGAAGCTGCCAACACGGACGCCTCGTCCTTTGCCCGACACGTTGTTCTGGGTCAGATCCAGGTCTTGCAACGCAACACCGACGACACCGCGGAGCCAGATCCCGGCACTGAACCCGACCACCTGCCGGACCCCATGCTGGACCAACTGAGAGCGGCGGCCGCGGCTGACGCCGACTACAGAGACCTTGTGACGGCCATTTCGTCTGGTTTCCTCACTCCTCGAGACAAAACGTCAAAGTCGGTGCGCCAGTATTGGGCCATCCGAGAAGCCTTATCAGTCGATAACGGAATCGTCCTTTTCGGCCGCCGGATCATCGTTCCACTATCCGCCCGGTGCAAG ACGGTCTATTGGCCTGGAATCTCCAACGAAATAACCTTCTTAGTGGAGAGCTGCCAACCATGCCAGGAGCGGCGGCCCCATCACCAACAGGAGCCCCTCTTGCACGACCCCCTGCCTACGCGGGTGTTCGAGGACGTCTCCACGGACCTTTTCCAGTTCGGTCAGCTTCACGTTTTGGTGTACGTGGATCGCTTATCGGGCTGGCCCGTTGTTCATCGATGGTTCCATGATCCGTCCGCCCGCGAGGTTTCTCAGGCCATCGTGGAGTCTTTCACCAATCTCGGCGTCCCGGCAATACTTTGGTCCGACAACGGCCCTCAATTTGAGGCACATGCTTTCCAGTCCAAGTTACGCAACTGGGGAGTCGTTTGGGGCAATTCGACCCCGGGCTACTCCCAAAGCAACGGGCATGCCgaggcggcggtggcggccaTGAAGGATCTCGTAGCCAAAATTGCGCCAACCGGCGACGTGACGTCGGAAGCTTTCGCCCAGGGGATGCTGGAGTTCCGGAACACCCCCAGAGAAAATGGACTCTCCCCGGCAGAGATGGTGTTCGGCCACCAACTGCGATCCATCGTCCTAGCGCATCGATCCTCCTTCGCGACCCAGTGGCAGAAAGTTATGGAAGCAATGGATCGCCAAGCGGAACTCGACGCCGTCATTAAATTCCGCTACGACGAACATGCCCGGCCATTGGGGCCACTTTCTGTTGGCACAGCCGTACGCGTCCGAGATCCGAAGTCCAAACTGTGGGACAAAGTTGGGTTCATCGTGGCCATCGGTCGGTACCGGTCATACCGCATCAAATTCGCGAGCGGCAGCGTCCTATGGCGCAATCGACGTTTCATCCGCCCCATGTCGGCGATTCCGGACAGCGGTGCAACTCCTTCCGGCGGGGCGAGCGGCGATGGTGACCACGAGTCGAGCTGCGGCCTAACGGGCGTGAACGACTCCCCCACTCCTTCCGATGTAGCAACTGTTCCGGCCGCCAGCGATCAACATCCAAGACCACCTGTACGACGCGGCACGCGCGCACGAAGAAACAAAGTCCATTTTGAGTGTGACGGATTCTAA
- the LOC124199484 gene encoding uncharacterized protein LOC124199484, translating into MTEASDWAAPLVITRKSDGSLRICVDHTKLNRHVRRPTHPTRTPRDAVAEISGDATYFSTFDAASGYKFLRASMGLSSSSDEYNRRADLAFQGVGKTVRVVDDLLRYDSSFPEHVMGVCAVLSAARDAGITFNIKKFQFAQPQV; encoded by the exons ATGACCGAAGCGTCTGACTGGGCGGCCCCCCTGGTCATCACGCGCAAATCTGACGGATCTTTACGTATTTGTGTAGATCACACCAAGCTGAATCGTCACGTGCGGCGGCCCACTCATCCTACCCGGACTCCGAGAGACGCAGTGGCCGAGATCAGCGGCGACGCCACCTATTTTTCAACGTTTGACGCGGCCAGCGg GTACAAGTTCCTGCGAGCCTCTATGGGGTTGAGCAGCTCCAGCGACGAATACAACAGAAGGGCGGACTTAGCGTTCCAAGGTGTCGGCAAGACCGTCCGCGTCGTGGACGACCTCCTTCGGTACGATTCATCATTTCCAGAACATGTGATGGGCGTCTGTGCTGTCCTATCGGCGGCCCGGGACGCTGGCATTACGTTCAACATCAAGAAATTCCAGTTTGCCCAACCGCAAGTTTAA